From the Pseudomonas syringae KCTC 12500 genome, the window GCCGACTTCAAAGCAGATGTCTGACACCGACATCTCGCTGTGCAGCAGCAGCCGGCAAGCCCGCTGGACCCGCAGTTTGCGCATCAGATCGATAAAACAATGGCCCGTGGTGCGCTTGAAGAAGCGTGAGAACCCCGGATCGCTCATGTCCAGTCGCTGCGCGATAACGGACAGGCGAATATCGCTGGTCAATTCGGTCAGCAGATAGTCGAACGCCTTGTTGATCCGTTCGGAGCTGCGCGCATCCAGGGTCGGTGCATACCAGGTGCTGGCCAGCAGGCGAACCTCCTGCGCAGGCGCTTTCATAAGCGTGTTGACCAGTTGCAGAAACAGAATCAGCCGCTCCAGCCCCTGAGCAGGGCCAATCTTTTCAAGCAGGCGTGCAGCCTGCACCGCTGTCGCACCGGTGAACTCCAGGCCGCGTCGCGCCTGCTCGAACAGCCGCTGCAAGTCACCCATTTCCGGCAGCGTGCCGCGCAAGGCGAGCAACGCTACACCGTCGAACTGCAGCACCACGTCCCGCCCGGGCAGATGCTCACCGGGGGCCAGATCGCCAATCCAGTCATGCGGCAGATCCGGACCGATCAGGGCCACATGCCCTGCTGCGAACTCACCGATGTAATCACCGGCCACCAGCTTGCCGCTGCCCTGGCGGATCAGATGAATTTCGAATTCCGGATGATGGTTCCAGCGCGCCAGTGCGTAGGGATAGTCGTGCTCGTACCAGCGAAAGCAGTGGTCGGGCTGCGGGAGGATAACCTCAAGCTCGGCAGGGCGCTGCTCGAGCAAGGCGGCTCGGCTGTCAGGCACGGGATGCCCCTTTTTATCGTTATGAATGCGCTGTGGACGCTTGAACATACGCCCTCGCGCCTAGCCAAGGCTAGCCCGCGATCAAACCGGCACTGATACTTTTTTGCTTTCGGACCGCCGGAGCGCGCTCGGTTAAAAAAGTATCAGTCGATGATCCGCGCTGCGTTTGTTCAGCCCTCTGAGGGCTGCTGTAATCGAGCCGTCCACCAGGGTGACTCAACCGTGGCCAACAACAAAAACAATGACTCCCGCCAGACAAGGCGCGAGGTGGAGAGCACTAAGATGAACATTCGGAAAACGCTTTTCCTGTCCGCAGGCGTGTCCGCCGCCCTTTTCAACCTGACTGTCCAGGCCGCCGAAACCGTGACCATCGCCACGGTGAACAACGGCGACATGATCCGCATGCAGCGCCTGTCGAAAACCTTTGAGCAGCAGCATCCCGACATCAAACTCAACTGGGTAGTGCTCGAAGAAAACGTCCTGCGTCAGCGCCTGACCACCGATATCGCCACGCAGGGCGGCCAGTTCGACGTGTTGACCATCGGCACCTACGAGACCCCGCTATGGGGCGCCAAACAGTGGCTGGAGCCAGTCACCGGCCTTGCGCCGGACTACGATCTGGAGGATATCTTTCCTTCGGTGCGCCAAGGCTTGTCAGTCAAGGACACGCTCTATGCCCTGCCCTTTTACGGCGAAAGCACCATTACTTATTACCGCACCGATTTGTTCAAGCAGGCTGGCTTGAGCATGCCCGAACACCCGACCTGGACGCAGCTGGGCGAATTCGCCGCGAAGCTGCATCAGCCCGACAAGGGCGTTTACGGCATGTGCCTGCGCGGCAAGGCCGGTTGGGGTGAAAACATCGCTTTGCTCAGCACCATGGCCAATGCATTCGGCGCGCGCTGGTTCGACGAGCAATGGAAACCGCAATTGACCAGCCCGGAATGGAGCAAGGCTGCGAATTTCTACGTCAACACCCTGAAAAACTATGGCCCGCCGGGCGTGTCGAGCAACGGTTTCAACGAAACCCTCGCGCTGTTCAACAGCGGCAAATGCGCGGTGTGGGTGGATGCCAGCGTGGCCGGCTCGTTCACCACCGACAAGGCGCAGAGCAAGGTTGTCGACAGCGTCGGCTTTGCACCTGCGCCGGTTGAAGTGACTGACAAGGGCTCGTCATGGCTTTACGCCTGGTCGCTGGCGATACCGACCACCTCCAAGCACAAGGATGCGGCCAAGGCGTTCATCACCTGGGCGACGTCCAAGGCGTATATCCAGCTGGTCGCCGAGACAGACGGCATCAGCAACGTACCACCTGGCACCCGCACCTCCACCTACAGCGAGGCTTACCTGAAAGCTGCGCCGTTCGCCAAGGTCACGCTGCAGATGATGCAACACGCCGACCCGGCGCACCCGTCGGCCAAACCCGTGCCCTACGTTGGTATCCAGTACGTGACCATTCCGGAGTTTCAGGCCATTGGTACCTCGGTCGGCAAGCTGTTTTCTGCTGCGGTGACCGGGCAAACCACCACTGAACAGGCGCTCACAGCCGCGCAGGCGGTGACCGAACGCGAGATGAAACGTTCCGGCTACCCGAAGTAGAGCGCCAGCCCTCAACTGTATTGAACGGACGATGAACCCATGAAACGACTTGAAGGTAAAAGCGCGCTGATCACCGGATCGGCGCGAGGCATCGGCCGGGCGTTTGCGCAGGCGTACATTCACGAAGGCGCTCGTGTGGCGATTGCCGATATCGACCTGCAACGCGCACAGGCGACAGCGACAGAACTGGGACCCAACGCTTATGCGGTGCGGATGGACGTCACGGATCAGTCGTCCATCGATCAGGCCATCGCCGCAGTGGTCGCCCAGGTCGGCAAGCTGGATATCCTGATCAACAACGCCGCGCTGTTCGACCTGGCGCCGATCGTCGACATCACCCGCGACAGCTACGAGCGGCTGTTTTCGATCAATGTCGGCGGCACGCTGTTCACCTTGCAGGCAGCAGCCAGGCAAATGATCGCCCAAGGGCACGGCGGCAAGATCATCAACATGGCCAGCCAGGCCGGGCGCCGGGGCGAGGCGCTGGTGGCGGTGTATTGCGCGACCAAGGCTGCGGTGATCAGCCTGACCCAATCGGCCGGGCTGGACCTCATCAGGCACGGCATCAATGTCAACGCCATCGCGCCGGGTGTGGTCGATGGCGAACACTGGGACGGCGTCGATGCGCTGTTCGCCCGCCACGAAAACCGGCCGTTGGGCGAGAAGAAAAAGCTGGTAGGCGAGCAAGTGCCTTTCGGGCGCATGGGCACAGCGGACGATTTGACCGGCATGGCCATTTTCCTGGCTTCAGCGGACAGCGAATACGTGGTCGCCCAGACCTATAACGTCGACGGTGGCAACTGGATGAGTTGACGTGCGACGGCGGTAAAGATGAGCCGAACCGCGCAAAAAAGCCTGCAACTGCTTCCATTGCCGAAGCGATTGGCTAAGATGCGCGGACCGTCTGCTGCCTGAGGCGGCTCATTGATGTACAGGAGTACGAATGTCCACTGAAGAGGAGATCGCCATTTCCGGCGGTACACCTATGATCCCTGATCAGCGCCGGGAGCTGATGCTGCGTCAGTTACGCAAGCATCAGGTGCTCAGCGTGCATCAGTTGATGGAGATGTTCGATTGCTCGCACATGACCATCCGCCGCGACATCGCCCTGCTGGAGCAGGAAGGTCGTGCCTACTCGGTCACCGGAGGCGTGCGCATCGCCAGCCAGGTCCACAGCGAACCCAGCCACCAGTCCAAGGCGGTGGTGGAGTTGCCGCACAAGCAGGGCATGGCGCGGCTCGCAGCGGGGTTGTTGCACCCGGACATGACGATCTATCTGGACGCAGGCACCAGCACACTCGAAATCGTCCCGCACATCATCGCGCTGTCGGGCATGACCGTGGTCACCAATGATTTCGGCGTGGTCAACGCGTTGGCCGATGCTGCGCATGTGGATGTGATTCACACCGGAGGGCTGCTCGATCATCCGAACCGCTCCAGCGTTGGCGGCCTGGCAGCGGCAACCTTGCGCCAGCTGGCGACCGATGTGGCCTTCATGTCTACCAGCTCGTGGGACCTGCAACGCGGCACCACCACACCGTCGGCGCTGAAGGTCGAGGTCAAGCAGGCCGCCATGCAATCCGCCTCGCAAACCGTGCTGATCGCCACCAGCTCCAAATACGGCACCTTCGGCATGTACAAGGTCGCCGGGCTCGAACAGTTCGATACCATCATCACCGACGCGGCCCTGGCCGAAGCGGCTGCCGACGGGATTCGCAAGCAGCGTATCGAGTTGCTGCTGGCGCCAGTGGGCGGCCGTTCGAAGTAGGTTGCCTCAAGGCTGGCTGATACCAGAGGCAAATAGCGGGCATAAAAAAACCCGGTCTGGCGACCGGGTTTTTTGTGTCTAGCCGACTAACCGATTACTCAGTTGCCCGACTTCTTGGCAGCACGAGTACGCTCGCTTTCGCCAAGGATTTTCTTACGCAGGCGGATCGACTTTGGAGTCACTTCGCAGAGTTCGTCTTCTTGTACGAATTCCAGCGCTTGTTCCAGAGTGAAACGGATAGGCGGAACCAGAGCGATGGTTTCGTCTTTACCGGAAGCACGCATGTTGTCGAGCTTCTTACCTTTGGTTGGGTTTACACCCAGGTCGTTGTCGCGGCTGTTGATGCCGACGATCTGACCTTCGTACACGTCTTCGCCATGACCCAGGAACAGCTTGCCACGGGCTTGCAGTGTTTCCAGGGAGTAGGTCAGCGCCTTGCCGGTAGCAACCGAAACCAGAACGCCGTTCTGACGGCCGGACATGTCGCCAGACTTCATCACGTCGTAACGGTCGAAGATGCTGGTCAGGATGCCTGCGCCGGAAGTCAGGGTCAGGAACTCGTTACGGAAACCGATCAGGCCACGTGCCGGGATGTTGTACTCAAGGCGCACACGGCCCTTGCCATCCGGAACCATGTTGGTCAGGTCGCCTTTACGGTTACCCATTTGCTCCATGATCGCGCCCTGCGCTTCTTCAGGCAGGTCGATGGTGACGTTTTCGTACGGTTCGTGCTTGACGCCGTCAACCATGCGGATGATCACTTCAGGACGACCAACACCCATTTCGAAGCCTTCGCGACGCATGGTTTCGATCAGTACCGAGAGGTGCAGCTCACCACGGCCGGAGACCTTGAACTTGTCGGCGGTGTCGCCTTCTTCAACGCGCAGAGCAACGTTGTAGAGCAGTTCCTTGTCCAGACGCTCCTTGATGTTACGGCTGGTGACGAACTTGCCTTCCTTACCGCAGAACGGCGAATCGTTAACCTGGAAGGTCATCGAAACGGTAGGTTCGTCGACGGTCAGCGGCTTCATCGCTTCGACGTTCAGTGGGTCGCACAAAGTGTCGGAGATGAACAGCTGGTCGAAGCCGCTGATGCAGACGATGTCGCCGGCAGCTGCTTCTTCAACGTCGATGCGGTGCAGACCGTGGTGACCCATCAGTTTCAGGATACGGCCGTTACGCTTCTTGCCGTTGACGTCGATGGCAACCACCGGGGTGTTCGGCTTGACGCGACCACGAGCGATACGGCCAACACCGATGACGCCCAGGAAGCTGTTGTAGTCCAGTGCGGAAATCTGCATCTGGAACGGACCGTCACGGTCAACCTTTGGTGCAGGGACGTGATCGACAATCGCCTGGTACAGCGGGGTCATGTCTTCAGCCATGTCGGTGTGTTCCAGACCGGCAATGCCGTTCAGGGCCGAGGCGTAGACGACTTTGAAGTCCAGCTGCTCTTCGGTGGCACCCAGGTTGTCGAACAGGTCGAAGATCTGGTCCAGAACCCAGTCCGGACGCGCGCCTGGACGGTCAACCTTGTTGATGACCACGATTGGACGCAGGCCGGCTTCGAAAGCCTTCTTGGTCACGAAACGGGTTTGCGGCATAGGGCCGTCCTGGGCATCGACCAGCAGCAGTACGGAGTCGACCATCGACATCACGCGCTCTACTTCACCACCGAAGTCGGCGTGGCCCGGGGTGTCCACGATGTTGATGTGGTAGCCATTCCAGTTGATCGCGGTGTTCTTCGCGAGAATGGTAATACCGCGCTCTTTTTCCTGGTCGTTGGAGTCCATCACGCGCTCATCGTTGAGC encodes:
- a CDS encoding AraC family transcriptional regulator, with translation MPDSRAALLEQRPAELEVILPQPDHCFRWYEHDYPYALARWNHHPEFEIHLIRQGSGKLVAGDYIGEFAAGHVALIGPDLPHDWIGDLAPGEHLPGRDVVLQFDGVALLALRGTLPEMGDLQRLFEQARRGLEFTGATAVQAARLLEKIGPAQGLERLILFLQLVNTLMKAPAQEVRLLASTWYAPTLDARSSERINKAFDYLLTELTSDIRLSVIAQRLDMSDPGFSRFFKRTTGHCFIDLMRKLRVQRACRLLLHSEMSVSDICFEVGYANLSNFNRHFRVEMQQTPSEYRRAAASV
- a CDS encoding ABC transporter substrate-binding protein; the encoded protein is MNIRKTLFLSAGVSAALFNLTVQAAETVTIATVNNGDMIRMQRLSKTFEQQHPDIKLNWVVLEENVLRQRLTTDIATQGGQFDVLTIGTYETPLWGAKQWLEPVTGLAPDYDLEDIFPSVRQGLSVKDTLYALPFYGESTITYYRTDLFKQAGLSMPEHPTWTQLGEFAAKLHQPDKGVYGMCLRGKAGWGENIALLSTMANAFGARWFDEQWKPQLTSPEWSKAANFYVNTLKNYGPPGVSSNGFNETLALFNSGKCAVWVDASVAGSFTTDKAQSKVVDSVGFAPAPVEVTDKGSSWLYAWSLAIPTTSKHKDAAKAFITWATSKAYIQLVAETDGISNVPPGTRTSTYSEAYLKAAPFAKVTLQMMQHADPAHPSAKPVPYVGIQYVTIPEFQAIGTSVGKLFSAAVTGQTTTEQALTAAQAVTEREMKRSGYPK
- a CDS encoding L-iditol 2-dehydrogenase; this encodes MKRLEGKSALITGSARGIGRAFAQAYIHEGARVAIADIDLQRAQATATELGPNAYAVRMDVTDQSSIDQAIAAVVAQVGKLDILINNAALFDLAPIVDITRDSYERLFSINVGGTLFTLQAAARQMIAQGHGGKIINMASQAGRRGEALVAVYCATKAAVISLTQSAGLDLIRHGINVNAIAPGVVDGEHWDGVDALFARHENRPLGEKKKLVGEQVPFGRMGTADDLTGMAIFLASADSEYVVAQTYNVDGGNWMS
- a CDS encoding DeoR/GlpR family DNA-binding transcription regulator, with the translated sequence MSTEEEIAISGGTPMIPDQRRELMLRQLRKHQVLSVHQLMEMFDCSHMTIRRDIALLEQEGRAYSVTGGVRIASQVHSEPSHQSKAVVELPHKQGMARLAAGLLHPDMTIYLDAGTSTLEIVPHIIALSGMTVVTNDFGVVNALADAAHVDVIHTGGLLDHPNRSSVGGLAAATLRQLATDVAFMSTSSWDLQRGTTTPSALKVEVKQAAMQSASQTVLIATSSKYGTFGMYKVAGLEQFDTIITDAALAEAAADGIRKQRIELLLAPVGGRSK
- the typA gene encoding translational GTPase TypA, translated to MIENLRNIAIIAHVDHGKTTLVDKLLRQSGTLERGELNDERVMDSNDQEKERGITILAKNTAINWNGYHINIVDTPGHADFGGEVERVMSMVDSVLLLVDAQDGPMPQTRFVTKKAFEAGLRPIVVINKVDRPGARPDWVLDQIFDLFDNLGATEEQLDFKVVYASALNGIAGLEHTDMAEDMTPLYQAIVDHVPAPKVDRDGPFQMQISALDYNSFLGVIGVGRIARGRVKPNTPVVAIDVNGKKRNGRILKLMGHHGLHRIDVEEAAAGDIVCISGFDQLFISDTLCDPLNVEAMKPLTVDEPTVSMTFQVNDSPFCGKEGKFVTSRNIKERLDKELLYNVALRVEEGDTADKFKVSGRGELHLSVLIETMRREGFEMGVGRPEVIIRMVDGVKHEPYENVTIDLPEEAQGAIMEQMGNRKGDLTNMVPDGKGRVRLEYNIPARGLIGFRNEFLTLTSGAGILTSIFDRYDVMKSGDMSGRQNGVLVSVATGKALTYSLETLQARGKLFLGHGEDVYEGQIVGINSRDNDLGVNPTKGKKLDNMRASGKDETIALVPPIRFTLEQALEFVQEDELCEVTPKSIRLRKKILGESERTRAAKKSGN